A stretch of the Perca flavescens isolate YP-PL-M2 chromosome 3, PFLA_1.0, whole genome shotgun sequence genome encodes the following:
- the LOC114553107 gene encoding NACHT, LRR and PYD domains-containing protein 3-like isoform X3, whose translation MSQCEDREEGAPPSKTTLCGDHDSQTKAQRMEQQKPGPEPSCVSMKSDRSMGRIDEFKDEQAADGRMQQQKPGPEPSCVSMKSDRSMGPPIDFKDGQAVDERMQQRPGPGPEPSCVSMKSDWSMGIPITFKDEQAADGRDQQERSEGLGGQSAQLHLTDLDSIFMLLEENIVTFVKNELKKIQKVLIPDYPEFLESQKKAEDVLDGEDEEQSSSRGDAFLKITLHFLRRMEQKELADCLQNRACVAVCRPKFKSNLEKKFQCVFEGIAKGGNPTLLNKMFTEIYITDGGTLKVNEEHEVRQIEIVSRKPDRPETIIRYEDIFKTPPGRDEPIRTVMTKGVAGIGKTVLTQKFTLDWAEGKANQDIQFTFPFTFRELNVLKEKKYSLVELVDHFFSEMKEAGICRFEEFQVVFIFDGLDECRLPLDFHNTEILTDVTESASVDVLLTNLIRGKLLPSARLWITTRPAAANQIPAECVDMVTEVRGFTDPQKEQYFRKRFRDKKQASRIISHIKTSQSLHIMCHIPVFCWITATVLEDVLKTRLGGEMPKTMTEMYIHFLVVQSKLKNIKYHGKSEIDQHWSPETRKMIESLGKLAFEQLQKGNLIFYESDLTECGIDIREASVYSGVFTQIFKEESGLHQDKVFSFVHLSVQEFVAALHVHLTFINSEVNLLAEEQSTSWWSEVFRDKSTRFYQSAVDEALQSPNGHLDLFLRFLLGLSLETNQTLLRGLMTQTGSSSKTKKETVKYIKKKISENLSAERSINLFHCLNELNDGSLVEEIQQSLSSGSLSTDELSPAQWSALVFILLSSGNKLDVFHLKKYSASEEALLRLLPVVKASNKALLSGCTLSEKSCEALSSVLCSTSSSLRELDLSNNNLQDSGVEHLSFGLKSPHCRMETLRLIGCTLTERSCVALSSVLSSKSSSLREMDLSNNNLQDSGVDHLSSGLKGPHCSMETLRLIGCTLTERSCEALSSVLSSKSSSLREMDLSNNNLQDSGVDHLSSGLKSPHCRMETLRLSSCDLSERSCEALSSVLSSQSSSLRELDLSNNDLQDLGVKMVSSGLKSPHCRLKTLSLSGCMISKEGCTSLASALRSNPSHLRVLDLSYNHPGDSGVKLLSTLLEDPNWRLDTLRVDHGGPQRLRPGVRKYVCELELDTNTVHRRLKLSDNNRKVTHVEEEYQSYPRHPDRFDCWGQLLCRNVLTGRCYWEVERRGDVSISVSYRGIRRKGDSKDCVFGRNDQSWRLRCSDEDGYYVCHNKRRTSISSSSVSNRVAVYVDIPAGSLSFYRVSSDSLIHLHTFNTTFTQPLYPGFAFGSGSSVSLCPLQD comes from the exons ATGAGTCAGtgtgaggacagagaggagggagcCCCTCCCTCTAAAACCACTCTGTGTGGGGACCATGACAGCCAGACCAAAGCTCAGAG GATGGAGCAGCAGAAACCtggacctgaacccagctgtgtgtccatgaagagtgaccGGTCTATGGGTCGTATTGATGAGTTTAAAGATGAACAAGCTGCAGATGGAAG GATGCAGCAGCAGAAACCtggacctgaacccagctgtgtgtccatgaagagtgaccGGTCTATGGGTCCTCCTATTGACTTTAAAGATGGACAAGCTGTTGATGAAAG GATGCAGCAgagacctggacctggacctgaacccagctgtgtgtccatgaagagtgactGGTCTATGGGTATTCCTATTACCTTTAAAGATGAACAAGCTGCTGATGGAAG AGATCAACAAGAGAGATCAGAGGGCCTCGGTGGTCAGTCTGCCCAGCTGCATCTAACAGACCTGGACTCCATATTTATG ctgctggaggagaacATTGTCACCTTTGTGAAAAATGAACTGAAGAAGATCCAGAAGGTTCTGATTCCAGATTACCCAGAATTCTTAGAGAGTCAGAAGAAGGCTGAGGATGTGTTGGACGGTGAAGATGAAGAGCAGAGTAGCAGCCGTGGAGACGCATTTCTGAAGATTacactgcacttcctgaggAGAATGGAGCAGAAGGAGCTGGCTGACTGTCTGCAGAACA GAGCTTGTGTTGCAGTGTGCCGCCCCAAATTCAAGTCCAACCTGGAGAAGAagtttcagtgtgtgtttgaggggattgctaaaggaggaaacccaacccttctgaataagatgttcacagagatctacaTCACCGATGGAGGGACTTTAAAGGTCAATGAAGAACATGAGGTCAGGCAGATTGAAATAGTATCcaggaaaccagacagaccagaaacaataatcagatatgaagacatctttaaaaccccacctggaagagatgaaccaatcagaacggTGATGACTaagggagtggctggcatcgggaaaacagtcttaacacagaagttcactctggactgggctgaaggcaaagccaaccaggacatccagttcacatttccattcactttcagagagctgaatgtgctgaaagagaaaaagtacagcttggtggaacttgttgatcacttctttagtgaaatgaaagaagcaggaatctgcaggtttgaagagttccaggttgtgttcatctttgacggtctggatgagtgtcgacttcctctggacttccacaacactgagatcctgactgatgttacagagtctgcctcagtggatgtgctgctgacaaacctcatcagggggaaactgcttccctctgctcgcctctggataaccacacgacctgcagcagccaatcagatccctgctgagtgtgttgacatggtgacagaggtcagagggttcactgacccacagaagGAGCAGTACTTCAGGAAGCGATTCAGAGACAAGAAGCAggccagcagaatcatctcccacatcaagacatcacagagcctccacatcatgtgccacatcccagtcttctgctggatcactgctacagttctggaggacGTGTTGAAGACCAGATTGGGAGGAGAGATGCCCAAGACCATGACTGAGATGTATatccacttcctggtggttcaATCCAAACTGAAGAATATCAAGTATCATGGAAAATCTGAGATAGATCAACACTGGAGTCCAGAGACCAGGAAGATGATTGAGTCCctgggaaaactggcttttgagcagctgcagaaaggcaacctgatcttctatgaatccgacctgacagagtgtggcatcgatatcagagaagcctcagtgtactcaggagtgttcacacagatctttaaagaaGAGAGTGGACTGCACCAGGACAAGGTGTTCAGCTTCGTCCAcctgagtgttcaggagttcgtggctgctcttcatgtccatctgacaTTCATCAACTCTGAAGTCAACCTGCTGGCAGAAGAACAGTCGACATCGTGGTGGTCTGAAGTGTTCAGAGACAAATCAACACGTTTCTATCAGAGTGCTGTGGACGaggccttacagagtccaaatggacacctggacttgttccttCGCTTCCTCTTGGGTCTTTCACTAGAGACCAATCAGACTCTCCTACGAGGTCTGATGACGCAGACAGGAAGTAGCTCAAAGACCAAAAAGGAAACAGTCAagtacatcaagaagaagatcagtgagaatctgtctgcagagagaagcatcaatctgtttcactgtctgaatgaactgaatgatggttctctagtggaggagatccaacagtccctgagttcaggaagtctctccacagatgaactgtctcctgctcagtggtcagctctggtcttcatcttactgtcatcaggAAACAAGCTGGACGTGTTTcacctgaagaaatactctgcttcagaggaggctcttctAAGGCTGCTGCCAGTCgtcaaagcctccaacaaagctct actgagtggctgtaCCCTGTCAGAGaaaagctgtgaagctctgtcctcagttctctgCTCCacgtcctctagtctgagagagctggacctgagtaataACAatctgcaggattcaggagtggaGCATCTGTCCTTTGGATTGAAAAGCCCACATTGCAGAATGGAAACTCTCAG GTTGATTGGCTGTACATtgacagagagaagctgtgtagctctgtcctcagttctcagctccaagtcctctagtctgagagagatGGACCTGAGTAATaacaacctgcaggattcaggagtagATCATCTGTCCTCTGGATTGAAGGGTCCACACTGCAGCATGGAAACTCTCAG GTTGATTGGCTGTACATtgacagagagaagctgtgaagctctgtcctcagttctcagctccaagtcctctagtctgagagagatGGACCTGAGTAATaacaacctgcaggattcaggagtagATCATCTGTCCTCTGGattgaagagtccacactgcagaaTGGAAACTCTCAG ACTGAGTAGCTGTGACCtttcagagagaagctgtgaagctctgtcttcagttctcagctcccagtcctcgagtctgagagagctggacctgagtaacaacgatCTGCAGGATTTAGGAGTGAAGATGGTGTCTTCTGGattgaagagtccacactgcagactgaaaacTCTCAG tctctcAGGCTGTATGATCTCAAAGGAAGGCTGTACTTCTCTGGCCTCAGCTTTGAgatccaacccctcccatctgagagtgctggacctgagctacaatcatccaggagactcaggagtgaagctgcttTCTACTTTACTGGAAGATCCAAActggagactggacactctAAG GGTGGACCATGGTGGACCACAGAGACTGAGACCTGGTGTGaggaagt ATGTCTGTGAACTggaactggacacaaacacagtacacagaagactcaaactgtctgacaacaacaggaaggtgacacaTGTGGAGGAGGAGTATCAGTCATATCCTCGTCATCCAGACAGATTTGACTGCTGGggtcagctgctgtgtagaaatgttctgactggtcgctgttactgggaggtcgagaggagaggagatgtttctatatcagtgagttacagaggaatcaggaggaaaggagacagtaaagactgtgtgtttggaaggaatgatcagtcctggagaCTAAGATGCTCTGATGAAGATGGTTACTATGTCTGTCACAATAAGAGAAGaacatccatctcctcctcctctgtctctaacagagtagcagtgtatgtggacattcctgctggctctctgtccttctacagagtctcctctgactcactgatccacctccacaccttcaacaccacattcactcaaccTCTTTATCCTGGGTTTGCGTTCGGctctggttcctcagtgtctctgtgtcctctgcaggactga
- the LOC114553107 gene encoding NACHT, LRR and PYD domains-containing protein 3-like isoform X2, which translates to MSQCEDREEGAPPSKTTLCGDHDSQTKAQRMQQQKPGPEPSCVSMKSDRSMGPPIDFKDGQAVDERMQQRPGPGPEPSCVSMKSDWSMGIPITFKDEQAADGRDQQERSEGLGGQSAQLHLTDLDSIFMLLEENIVTFVKNELKKIQKVLIPDYPEFLESQKKAEDVLDGEDEEQSSSRGDAFLKITLHFLRRMEQKELADCLQNRACVAVCRPKFKSNLEKKFQCVFEGIAKGGNPTLLNKMFTEIYITDGGTLKVNEEHEVRQIEIVSRKPDRPETIIRYEDIFKTPPGRDEPIRTVMTKGVAGIGKTVLTQKFTLDWAEGKANQDIQFTFPFTFRELNVLKEKKYSLVELVDHFFSEMKEAGICRFEEFQVVFIFDGLDECRLPLDFHNTEILTDVTESASVDVLLTNLIRGKLLPSARLWITTRPAAANQIPAECVDMVTEVRGFTDPQKEQYFRKRFRDKKQASRIISHIKTSQSLHIMCHIPVFCWITATVLEDVLKTRLGGEMPKTMTEMYIHFLVVQSKLKNIKYHGKSEIDQHWSPETRKMIESLGKLAFEQLQKGNLIFYESDLTECGIDIREASVYSGVFTQIFKEESGLHQDKVFSFVHLSVQEFVAALHVHLTFINSEVNLLAEEQSTSWWSEVFRDKSTRFYQSAVDEALQSPNGHLDLFLRFLLGLSLETNQTLLRGLMTQTGSSSKTKKETVKYIKKKISENLSAERSINLFHCLNELNDGSLVEEIQQSLSSGSLSTDELSPAQWSALVFILLSSGNKLDVFHLKKYSASEEALLRLLPVVKASNKALLSGCTLSEKSCEALSSVLCSTSSSLRELDLSNNNLQDSGVEHLSFGLKSPHCRMETLRLIGCTLTERSCVALSSVLSSKSSSLREMDLSNNNLQDSGVDHLSSGLKGPHCSMETLRLIGCTLTERSCEALSSVLSSKSSSLREMDLSNNNLQDSGVDHLSSGLKSPHCRMETLRLSGCTLTERSCEALSSVLSSKSSSLRELDLSNNVLQHSGVKLVSPALKSPHCRLETLRLSSCDLSERSCEALSSVLSSQSSSLRELDLSNNDLQDLGVKMVSSGLKSPHCRLKTLSLSGCMISKEGCTSLASALRSNPSHLRVLDLSYNHPGDSGVKLLSTLLEDPNWRLDTLRVDHGGPQRLRPGVRKYVCELELDTNTVHRRLKLSDNNRKVTHVEEEYQSYPRHPDRFDCWGQLLCRNVLTGRCYWEVERRGDVSISVSYRGIRRKGDSKDCVFGRNDQSWRLRCSDEDGYYVCHNKRRTSISSSSVSNRVAVYVDIPAGSLSFYRVSSDSLIHLHTFNTTFTQPLYPGFAFGSGSSVSLCPLQD; encoded by the exons ATGAGTCAGtgtgaggacagagaggagggagcCCCTCCCTCTAAAACCACTCTGTGTGGGGACCATGACAGCCAGACCAAAGCTCAGAG GATGCAGCAGCAGAAACCtggacctgaacccagctgtgtgtccatgaagagtgaccGGTCTATGGGTCCTCCTATTGACTTTAAAGATGGACAAGCTGTTGATGAAAG GATGCAGCAgagacctggacctggacctgaacccagctgtgtgtccatgaagagtgactGGTCTATGGGTATTCCTATTACCTTTAAAGATGAACAAGCTGCTGATGGAAG AGATCAACAAGAGAGATCAGAGGGCCTCGGTGGTCAGTCTGCCCAGCTGCATCTAACAGACCTGGACTCCATATTTATG ctgctggaggagaacATTGTCACCTTTGTGAAAAATGAACTGAAGAAGATCCAGAAGGTTCTGATTCCAGATTACCCAGAATTCTTAGAGAGTCAGAAGAAGGCTGAGGATGTGTTGGACGGTGAAGATGAAGAGCAGAGTAGCAGCCGTGGAGACGCATTTCTGAAGATTacactgcacttcctgaggAGAATGGAGCAGAAGGAGCTGGCTGACTGTCTGCAGAACA GAGCTTGTGTTGCAGTGTGCCGCCCCAAATTCAAGTCCAACCTGGAGAAGAagtttcagtgtgtgtttgaggggattgctaaaggaggaaacccaacccttctgaataagatgttcacagagatctacaTCACCGATGGAGGGACTTTAAAGGTCAATGAAGAACATGAGGTCAGGCAGATTGAAATAGTATCcaggaaaccagacagaccagaaacaataatcagatatgaagacatctttaaaaccccacctggaagagatgaaccaatcagaacggTGATGACTaagggagtggctggcatcgggaaaacagtcttaacacagaagttcactctggactgggctgaaggcaaagccaaccaggacatccagttcacatttccattcactttcagagagctgaatgtgctgaaagagaaaaagtacagcttggtggaacttgttgatcacttctttagtgaaatgaaagaagcaggaatctgcaggtttgaagagttccaggttgtgttcatctttgacggtctggatgagtgtcgacttcctctggacttccacaacactgagatcctgactgatgttacagagtctgcctcagtggatgtgctgctgacaaacctcatcagggggaaactgcttccctctgctcgcctctggataaccacacgacctgcagcagccaatcagatccctgctgagtgtgttgacatggtgacagaggtcagagggttcactgacccacagaagGAGCAGTACTTCAGGAAGCGATTCAGAGACAAGAAGCAggccagcagaatcatctcccacatcaagacatcacagagcctccacatcatgtgccacatcccagtcttctgctggatcactgctacagttctggaggacGTGTTGAAGACCAGATTGGGAGGAGAGATGCCCAAGACCATGACTGAGATGTATatccacttcctggtggttcaATCCAAACTGAAGAATATCAAGTATCATGGAAAATCTGAGATAGATCAACACTGGAGTCCAGAGACCAGGAAGATGATTGAGTCCctgggaaaactggcttttgagcagctgcagaaaggcaacctgatcttctatgaatccgacctgacagagtgtggcatcgatatcagagaagcctcagtgtactcaggagtgttcacacagatctttaaagaaGAGAGTGGACTGCACCAGGACAAGGTGTTCAGCTTCGTCCAcctgagtgttcaggagttcgtggctgctcttcatgtccatctgacaTTCATCAACTCTGAAGTCAACCTGCTGGCAGAAGAACAGTCGACATCGTGGTGGTCTGAAGTGTTCAGAGACAAATCAACACGTTTCTATCAGAGTGCTGTGGACGaggccttacagagtccaaatggacacctggacttgttccttCGCTTCCTCTTGGGTCTTTCACTAGAGACCAATCAGACTCTCCTACGAGGTCTGATGACGCAGACAGGAAGTAGCTCAAAGACCAAAAAGGAAACAGTCAagtacatcaagaagaagatcagtgagaatctgtctgcagagagaagcatcaatctgtttcactgtctgaatgaactgaatgatggttctctagtggaggagatccaacagtccctgagttcaggaagtctctccacagatgaactgtctcctgctcagtggtcagctctggtcttcatcttactgtcatcaggAAACAAGCTGGACGTGTTTcacctgaagaaatactctgcttcagaggaggctcttctAAGGCTGCTGCCAGTCgtcaaagcctccaacaaagctct actgagtggctgtaCCCTGTCAGAGaaaagctgtgaagctctgtcctcagttctctgCTCCacgtcctctagtctgagagagctggacctgagtaataACAatctgcaggattcaggagtggaGCATCTGTCCTTTGGATTGAAAAGCCCACATTGCAGAATGGAAACTCTCAG GTTGATTGGCTGTACATtgacagagagaagctgtgtagctctgtcctcagttctcagctccaagtcctctagtctgagagagatGGACCTGAGTAATaacaacctgcaggattcaggagtagATCATCTGTCCTCTGGATTGAAGGGTCCACACTGCAGCATGGAAACTCTCAG GTTGATTGGCTGTACATtgacagagagaagctgtgaagctctgtcctcagttctcagctccaagtcctctagtctgagagagatGGACCTGAGTAATaacaacctgcaggattcaggagtagATCATCTGTCCTCTGGattgaagagtccacactgcagaaTGGAAACTCTCAG GTTGAGTGGCTGTACATtgacagagagaagctgtgaagctctgtcctcagttctcagctccaagtcctctagtctgagagagctggacctgagtaataACGTCCTGCAGcattcaggagtgaagctggtGTCTCCTGCACttaagagtccacactgcaggctggagactctcag ACTGAGTAGCTGTGACCtttcagagagaagctgtgaagctctgtcttcagttctcagctcccagtcctcgagtctgagagagctggacctgagtaacaacgatCTGCAGGATTTAGGAGTGAAGATGGTGTCTTCTGGattgaagagtccacactgcagactgaaaacTCTCAG tctctcAGGCTGTATGATCTCAAAGGAAGGCTGTACTTCTCTGGCCTCAGCTTTGAgatccaacccctcccatctgagagtgctggacctgagctacaatcatccaggagactcaggagtgaagctgcttTCTACTTTACTGGAAGATCCAAActggagactggacactctAAG GGTGGACCATGGTGGACCACAGAGACTGAGACCTGGTGTGaggaagt ATGTCTGTGAACTggaactggacacaaacacagtacacagaagactcaaactgtctgacaacaacaggaaggtgacacaTGTGGAGGAGGAGTATCAGTCATATCCTCGTCATCCAGACAGATTTGACTGCTGGggtcagctgctgtgtagaaatgttctgactggtcgctgttactgggaggtcgagaggagaggagatgtttctatatcagtgagttacagaggaatcaggaggaaaggagacagtaaagactgtgtgtttggaaggaatgatcagtcctggagaCTAAGATGCTCTGATGAAGATGGTTACTATGTCTGTCACAATAAGAGAAGaacatccatctcctcctcctctgtctctaacagagtagcagtgtatgtggacattcctgctggctctctgtccttctacagagtctcctctgactcactgatccacctccacaccttcaacaccacattcactcaaccTCTTTATCCTGGGTTTGCGTTCGGctctggttcctcagtgtctctgtgtcctctgcaggactga